ATCAATGCAAGTGATGTTGGGACCTGGCAGCCTGCCACCCATTAACGTTATAAAATGGCCGGAATGCCGGGTTCACGTTTTAACAAACGTCCATTCCGGCCCTGCACTTTGCCATCCTCATAACTCACCCCCCCGTTGACCACCACCAGATCGATGCCCGGCGCCTGGCGGCAGGGATCGCGATAGGTGGCAACGTCTTCAATGCGGGTCATATCCACCAGGGTTAAATCGGCGAATGCCCCCTCACGGACCACGCCACGATCGCGCAGGCGAAAGCGTGCGGCAGATAGGCCAGTCATCTTACGCACCGCCTCGGCCAGATCGAACAATTTGAGGTCACGGCAATAATGGGCCAGCACGCGTGGAAAAGTGCCCCACAGGCGTGGGTGAGGATTAGGATCGGAAGGTAAGCCATCGGAACCCACCATCGACAACGGATGGGCCAGCACCTGGCGTACATCGTCCTCACTCATCATATGGTAGATCGCCCCGGCCGGACGCAGGCGCTCGGTGGCCTGCCACTGATCAACACCCCAGAGATCGGCGATCTCCTGCAAGGTCTTTTTCGCCATCTCCGGATGAGGCTCCGACCAGGTGATATAAATCTCCATCTTGCCATCAACACGCCAGGCATCGAGCGTGGTGGAGCTGCAATTGTAGGGATAGCAGTCGCAGTTGCAGGATTGTTCGCTGGCGGCTTTTTCCAGCGCCGCCAGCGCCAGCGGTGCCCGCCCCCAGTTACCGGCTCCGGCACATTTCAGATGGGAGATAACCAGCTCTGCCCCGGCCTGCCGCGCTGTGGTAAAGGATTCCTGCAGCGAGTCCAGCAGACCATCGTGTTCATTACGCATATGCGTGGTGTAGATCGCCCCCGAGGCACCAACGATATCCACCAGCGGCTGCATTTCCGCCATCGGTGCCTGGCGGGCATTGGTATAGGCCAGGCCGGAGCTCAGACCGATGGCCCCCGCATCAAGCGCGCGCTGCAACGTCTCACACATCTGCGCAAGTTCGCTACCGGTGGCCGGACGATCAAATTGCGCCATCACGTTGGCACGCAGCGCGGTATGACCAATCAGCGCCGCCACGTTCACGCTCGGGCTGGCATCTTCCACCGCCGCGACATAATGCGGAAAAGTGGGATAGACAAAGGCGTCTTTTTTCCCCAACAGGTTCATCGGATCGGGCGGCGCATCCGGTAAAACCACTGGCGACGCGCTGATGCCACAGTTCCCGACAATCACCGTAGTCACTCCCTGGGAAATTTTGGCGAGCATCTCCGGCTGATGAATCACATTGGTATCATCGTGGGTGTGGACGTCAATAAACCCCGGCATCAGGCAGCGCCCGTTGCCCTCAATCACACGCTGGGCAGACTCGCCGGTGAGATCACCGATGGCGACAATCCGCTCACCCACCACCGCCACATCCGCCATATAGGGTTCAGCACCGCTGCCATCCACCACCGTGACGGCACGAAACAGTAAATCAAAGGTCATGATTCGATTCTCCGGCCTGCGGCAAAATCCCAGCCTTTACCAGGCACCGCGCCCATCAGTTGTTGGGTATAAGGATGTTGTGGCGCACCCAGCACATCGCCTGCTGCGCCGTACTCGATCACCTTACCGTGCTGCATCACCAGCACGTCATCACACAGCTGGGCGGCAACCCGCAAATCATGGGTAATAAATAAAATCGCCACCCCGAGACGACGCTGGATGTCATCCAGCAGTTGCAGCACCTGCGCCTGCACTGAAACATCGAGCGCCGAAACCGCCTCATCCGCCACAATCACATCCGGCTCCATCGCCAGCGCACGGGCGATAGCGATACGCTGCCGCTGCCCACCGGAAAACTGATGGGGAAAACGATCGATAGCGTCAGCAGGCAACCCGACCAGTTCCAGCAATTCCTGTCCACGCGCCCAGGCCTCAGCGAAAGAGACGCCGTGGTTCATCGGCCCTTCCACCAGACTTTTGCCGATACTGATGCGCGGATTGAGCGAACGGTTCGGATCCTGAAAAATCATCTGAATACGTTTACGATGTGGTTTGAGACCGGCGGGAGACAGCTCGGAAATATCGTTGCCGGTGATACGTATCGCCCCTTCATCCGGCGTCAGCAAACGCATTACACAGCGCGCCATGGTCGATTTACCAGAACCACTTTCGCCGACAATGCCCAGCGTGCGACCCCGTTTGAGGCTGAAGGTGACATCATCCAATGCGCGCGTTCCTGCGCGCCGTTTGCCAAACCAGCTCAGCAGCCCCCCTTTCGCCCGATAGATTTTGCCCAGCTCCACCACATCCAGCACCACCTGCGGGCTGATGGCTTTGCGTGCCGGACGGGGTGCCAGGCCGGGTACCGCCGCCAGCAGCGCTTTGGTGTAATCCTCACTGGGTTGCGACAGCACCTGTTCTAATCCACCGGATTCGACGATGTTGCCTTTGCGCATCACGCAGACGCGGTCCGCAATATCCACCACCACACCCATATCGTGAGTAATAAACAACACCGCCGTGCCGTGCTTTTGCTGCAATTCACGGATCAGTTTGAGGATTTGCTGCTGGGTGGTGACATCCAGCGCGGTGGTCGGTTCATCGGCGATCAGCAACCGGGGTTCCAGCACCAATGCCATCGCGATCATAATGCGCTGACGCTGGCCGCCGCTCAGCTGGTGCGGGTAAGCCCCATA
The window above is part of the Pantoea cypripedii genome. Proteins encoded here:
- a CDS encoding N-acyl-D-amino-acid deacylase family protein, which encodes MTFDLLFRAVTVVDGSGAEPYMADVAVVGERIVAIGDLTGESAQRVIEGNGRCLMPGFIDVHTHDDTNVIHQPEMLAKISQGVTTVIVGNCGISASPVVLPDAPPDPMNLLGKKDAFVYPTFPHYVAAVEDASPSVNVAALIGHTALRANVMAQFDRPATGSELAQMCETLQRALDAGAIGLSSGLAYTNARQAPMAEMQPLVDIVGASGAIYTTHMRNEHDGLLDSLQESFTTARQAGAELVISHLKCAGAGNWGRAPLALAALEKAASEQSCNCDCYPYNCSSTTLDAWRVDGKMEIYITWSEPHPEMAKKTLQEIADLWGVDQWQATERLRPAGAIYHMMSEDDVRQVLAHPLSMVGSDGLPSDPNPHPRLWGTFPRVLAHYCRDLKLFDLAEAVRKMTGLSAARFRLRDRGVVREGAFADLTLVDMTRIEDVATYRDPCRQAPGIDLVVVNGGVSYEDGKVQGRNGRLLKREPGIPAIL
- a CDS encoding ABC transporter ATP-binding protein, with amino-acid sequence MTEQHHEVLHVDRLSVSTAQGVPILQDISFRIHAGETLCLVGESGSGKSVTSLATLGLLPKGALKVTGGRILLDGEDVLQVSNSCQKALRGSHMAMIFQEPMTALNPVLTVGRQIDEVLQTHTGLSAAERHARVMDALSQVHLPDIARIYGAYPHQLSGGQRQRIMIAMALVLEPRLLIADEPTTALDVTTQQQILKLIRELQQKHGTAVLFITHDMGVVVDIADRVCVMRKGNIVESGGLEQVLSQPSEDYTKALLAAVPGLAPRPARKAISPQVVLDVVELGKIYRAKGGLLSWFGKRRAGTRALDDVTFSLKRGRTLGIVGESGSGKSTMARCVMRLLTPDEGAIRITGNDISELSPAGLKPHRKRIQMIFQDPNRSLNPRISIGKSLVEGPMNHGVSFAEAWARGQELLELVGLPADAIDRFPHQFSGGQRQRIAIARALAMEPDVIVADEAVSALDVSVQAQVLQLLDDIQRRLGVAILFITHDLRVAAQLCDDVLVMQHGKVIEYGAAGDVLGAPQHPYTQQLMGAVPGKGWDFAAGRRIES